From one Coffea eugenioides isolate CCC68of chromosome 11, Ceug_1.0, whole genome shotgun sequence genomic stretch:
- the LOC113751380 gene encoding protein ASPARTIC PROTEASE IN GUARD CELL 1-like, translated as MAKTALFFFSFSLIISSIFSRTLPPSSATNVLDVTSSLQKTLDVFTVDSQATKSLENQETSFSSSSSLLSLKLHSRVGLRKAADIDYKALTLARLGRDSARVNSLQTRLDLAVHGISKADLKPVETQLDVEAMEGPVISGTSQGSGEYFSRVGIGRPPSQVYMVLDSGSDVNWVQCAPCSDCYQQADPIFQPASSSSFSRLTCQAQQCKSLDVSECRNNTCLYQVSYGDGSYTVGDFVTETITFGGSAAVNNIAIGCGHNNEGLFVGAAGLIGLGGGPLSFPSQIKAKSFSYCLVDRDSDASSTLDFDSVVPADAVTAPLLQNPKLDTFYYMDLTGISVAGELLPVPPSNFKLADNGEGGVIIDSGTAVTRLPTEAYNALRDAFVKGTKNLPSTNGVALFDTCFALGSRKSVEVPTVSFHFSNGKDLSLPAKNYLIPVDSTGTFCFAFAPTSSSLSIIGNVQQQGTRVSYDIAHSLIAFSSNKC; from the coding sequence ATGGCTAAAACggctcttttcttcttctcattTTCCCttataatttcttcaattttctctCGTACACTTCCACCAAGCTCAGCAACTAATGTTCTTGATGTCACTTCGTCTCTCCAGAAGACACTCGACGTTTTTACCGTAGATTCTCAAGCTACAAAATCACttgaaaatcaagaaactagCTTTTCTTCCTCATCATCTTTGCTGAGTCTGAAGCTGCATTCCCGTGTGGGACTTCGTAAAGCCGCAGATATCGACTACAAGGCACTGACACTAGCTCGACTCGGGCGTGACTCGGCCCGGGTCAACTCGCTCCAAACCCGGCTAGATCTGGCTGTACATGGGATTTCCAAGGCGGATCTGAAGCCTGTGGAGACCCAATTGGACGTTGAAGCCATGGAAGGGCCTGTAATATCCGGAACGAGTCAGGGAAGCGGGGAGTACTTCAGCCGAGTCGGAATCGGTCGCCCACCGAGCCAGGTTTACATGGTACTCGACTCTGGGAGTGACGTCAACTGGGTCCAGTGTGCCCCTTGCAGCGACTGTTATCAGCAAGCCGACCCAATTTTCCAGCCGGCTTCCTCCTCTTCTTTCTCTCGTCTAACGTGCCAAGCTCAACAATGCAAATCTCTCGACGTGTCCGAATGTCGGAATAACACGTGTCTCTACCAGGTGTCTTACGGAGATGGGTCCTACACCGTCGGCGATTTCGTAACGGAGACTATTACTTTCGGCGGCTCGGCAGCGGTTAACAACATAGCCATCGGCTGTGGCCACAATAACGAAGGCTTATTTGTCGGCGCTGCAGGATTAATCGGCTTAGGCGGCGGCCCGTTGTCTTTTCCTTCCCAAATCAAAGCGAAGTCGTTTTCGTACTGCCTCGTGGACCGCGATTCTGACGCCAGTTCCACTCTCGATTTTGACTCCGTAGTCCCCGCTGACGCCGTTACCGCGCCGTTACTGCAAAATCCGAAGCTCGATACCTTTTACTACATGGACTTGACGGGGATTAGCGTGGCCGGAGAGTTACTTCCGGTTCCTCCGTCAAATTTTAAGTTAGCCGACAACGGCGAGGGTGGGGTCATCATTGATTCCGGAACGGCGGTGACGAGGCTTCCAACGGAGGCTTATAATGCTCTGCGTGATGCCTTTGTTAAGGGCACGAAAAACTTGCCGTCAACTAACGGAGTAGCTCTATTTGACACGTGTTTCGCTTTGGGTTCGAGGAAGAGCGTGGAGGTTCCAACGGTGTCGTTTCATTTTTCCAACGGGAAGGACCTGTCTTTACCGGCTAAGAATTACTTGATCCCGGTGGATTCAACTGGGACGTTTTGCTTTGCATTTGCTCCAACGTCGTCTTCGCTTTCCATCATCGGAAATGTGCAGCAGCAAGGGACACGTGTCAGTTACGACATTGCCCATTCTCTCATTGCATTTTCATCCAACAAATGCTGA